A region of the Callithrix jacchus isolate 240 chromosome 10, calJac240_pri, whole genome shotgun sequence genome:
gggagttggagaccagccaggcaacatagtaaaatccccatctcaaagaagaaaagaaaaaaaggagagaggagagcagaaggaggggagaggagaaaagaagaggggagagaaagggagggtaggggaaagggagggaagtggagggaaggggagtgaaaggaaagggaaggaagaggaggagagaggagtcgaggagaggagaaaagggaaggaaggagaaggaaggagggaaggaaggaaggaaggaaaaaaatttttttagtttaaaggtttttattttttgagacaggatctcactctcaggctcaagtgcagtggcatgatcacggcttactgcagattcaacctcctaggatcaagtgatccttctatctcaggctcctgagtagttgggactacaggcatgtgccacaatacctggctaacTCTGggactcaagaaattctcccacctcccaaagtgctgggattacaggagtgagccactgcacccagcctaaaaatattatgctaaataaGTACTTGTGTGTGGAGAagcagggggagagagaaagaaagcaaatgtggGAAATCATTAACGATGGTGAATGTAGGAAAAGGTATATAGATGTTAATTGTACTtgactttaaatttttctttaatattttaaaaaatacaaagtttacagagaaaaaattctgtttcttagCAGCTATAACACTTGAAAAACATTATGACTTCTCAACTTTTCTATTACTAGATTATCTTGTCACCTAGCTAGGCcttagaaaagaaacacaaatgggATGGGAAAGGACAGTGAAAAAGGCCTGGAAAAATGACTGGTGTGGCTACCTGGAGCCACCCAACAGGGAACCCAGGGAAACCGGGCACCCAAGGAATGAAAGAGCTAAACCAGAAGTTTAGATGGAAATCAAGGGATGGGCTCCAAGTTCATATCCTGCCCTATTTGCTTTCTAGTCTCCAGCCAGCCCTGACCTCCCCTTTCAGTGTGTGGGGGCATTTGTCACATCCTGTGCCCTTCACTGGCAGCCACTGACCTTTGATTTGAGCAAATAGGTTAAATGTCTCCGCTTTGGAATCAGCAGCCCTTGCGTGAATCTCAGTCCTGCAGAGTGAACCTGGACAAGCCTTTTATACCTGTTGAGCCTGAGGTTTCTTATATGTAAATCCTTGATAGAATAACCATGGGTTGTGTGAGGCTTTCATGAGATGATTAAGATAAAGCAGGTAGCACCAGGCCTGGTGCATGGGAGCTACTCAGCACATGTACAACAACATACATAGATAATCTCAGTGAATGTCACTATTACTCATCCATGTACTCAGCAGAAATCACTGCGTGAAGAAAGGCCTGGAGATTACTGTAGAGCAGTCTGATTTAGGATACACATCCCTGTGTGATGCCGCTTTGCCTCACCTACCTCCACATCCAGTTGGTCTACATGTTCTGTCCTCTCTACTTCCAAATGTGTATCCTAAATCAGACTGCTTGACATTAATCACCAAGGCCACCAGACCATCTCTTATCTAGCCTCCTGCGGCAGCCACCTGACTGCTCCTCTTGCTTCCACTCTTGcccctgtcttagtctgttttgtactACTACAACAGAATACTTGACACTAGGTAACCTAAAGGAACAGAAGTCTATTTCACTCATGGTTCTAGAGGTTGGGAAGTGCAAAATCAAGGGCCAGTAGCTGGCAAAGGCCTTCTTGCTGCAATATCCtgtggcagaaggtggaagggcaagagagaatgtttgagagagagaggaaagggggctgaactcatccttttatcaaGAACCTACTCCCATGATAACTGTATTAATCCACTCAGGAGGACAgtgccttcatgacctaatcacctatttttttttttttttttgacatggagtctcactctgtcacccacactggagtgcagtggtgtgatctgggctcgctacaaactccacctcctgggttcaagtgattctcctgcctcagcctcccaagtagctgggattacaggtgcccaacaccacgcccggctaatttttgtattttagtagagacagagtttcaccatgttagccaggctagtctcaaactcctgacctcaagtgatccgcccacctcagcatcccaaagttctgggattgcaggcatgagccactgtagctggtccctaatcacctcttaaaggtccccaCTCTGAACAGTGTTTGTtacactggggattaaatttccaacacatggAGAGACTCTCTGAGCCTACTCTAGCTTGGGAAGCTgcctgataaaaataaataaataaataaatggccggcgcggttgttcatgcctgtaatcccagcactttgggaggctgaggtgggtggatcacttgaggtcaggagttcatgaccagcctgaccaacatggtgaaatcttgtctctactaaaaatacaaaaattagccgggtgtggtggcatgcatctgtaatcccagttattagggaggctgagacaggagaatcacttgaacccaggaggaggtttgcaataagccaagatcgcaccattgcactccagcctggatgacagactccatctcaaaaaaaagtaataatacatACCTATATAAATAAAGtagttttcaacacatgaattttgggaggcacatttaaaccatagcaccTCCCTTATTCCAGCAGACATTTTCAGATTAATGGGGAACATCACCCTCCTGTCTAAGCCCTCCCATGGCTTCCCATCCCCCTTCAGCACCTGTCATCACGTGGCTCCCAGCCAGCTCTCCAACCTCATCTCCTAACCTTCTCTGTTGTTCTCTGCCATCTAGCATGCTAGCTGCCTTTCTGTTCCCCAAACACCTCCATGCTCATTCCTCCCACACAGGCTTtgcatttgttgtttcctttgcctgAAATGCTGTCCCCTTGTGTCTTTGCAGAcatccttctcctccccctcctcatcTTTTAGATCACAGGTCAGACATCATTTCCTCTGTGAGGTCTTCTCTGGCCATCCTTTCTGATGTGTAACACTTCCAATCCCATCAGTcacttttattatctttaaagcactTGCCATTACCTAAAATTgtcttatttgcttatttatccCTTGTATTTCTCCTTTATAAAATGCAAGCTCTAGGGAGCCTTGTGTCTTGTTCAGCATTATTGCTTCAGCACCAGAACCTAGAATAATGCCTGTCAGATAACaggcatgcaataaatatttgtgaaatagattaacaaattataaaagttatCTTCAGTATAAAGCCATATATATGTGCCCAACATCTAGCATATTATTCTGCAGGTCAGGGCGTGTCCCTGCACATTCCGCAGGCCACCATCAATGCCACCGTCGAAGAAGACATCCTGCTCTCAGTTGAGTACTCCTGTCATGGGGTGCCCACCATTGAATGGACATATTCGTCCAACTGGGGAACTCAGAAGATCGTGGAGTGGAAACCAGGGACTCAGGCCAACATCTCCCAAAGCCACAAGGACAGAGTCTGTACCTTTGACAATGGCTCCATCCAGCTCTTCAGTGTGGGAGTGAGGGATTCCGGCTACTATGTCATCACTGTGACGGAGCACTTGGGAAGCAGCCAGTTAGGCACCATTGTGCTGCACGTCTCTGGTAAGACATCCCCAGGGCCCGGGTACCCCTCTGAACTGTTAGTGTATGGGAGGCCGATTTCACAATATTAAGAGACGTTGTCTTCCGCTTCCCCTCACCTCCACTCCGTAGAGATCCTCTATGAAGACCTGCACTTCGTCGCTGTCTTCCTTGCTTTTCTCATTGCTGTGGCCGCAGTATTAATCAGCCTCATGTGGGTTTGTAATAAGTGTGCGTATAAAtttcagaggaagagaagacacaaactcAAAGGTAACTCCCTGAGTCTTGTGATAATCCGTGCGTGGTTTTGAAGCCAGAAGTGGCACGTTTTATCTTGTTCTCACCAAGAATGCGCTATGTGGCTTGATTTCCAACTCACTGATTTGTCTTTGATTTACAGAAAGCACAACTGAGGAGACTGAGCTGCAAGATGTTGAGTGTTAGTTAGCCAAGGCTGGACCCAACTGCATTCCTACCTCAAAAGGAAACCATTCTCCAACAAAAAGAGCAAGCACAGCTCTATACCCATTGTGTGTGGTCCTGTTGCAGCCCGTCCTGACAGGACAGCAGGAAGTTAACATTGATTGCATGGAGTTGAGGACTGTGGATGGGACAATGCCAGTTTTAGGACTCGTGCTAAGGTCAAGGAGAAGAGTGAGGCTTTGAACCAGGGGCTTTTCTTGGCTGCAGCATCGAGGCGATGCTTACCCATAACCAATGGCAGAGTACAGGTATTGGCTACGTCCTCACAACACTCACTGTGGCAGACAGGATGGCCTGTTGTCAGAGGCCCTGTATCAGAGGCCAGAGCATCTCCAGACGGATGTGCAGCCAGCATTAGAACATCCTCTCTGTGCTCCTGTCTGCTCTGCAACGGCTGTGCCCACCAAGCCCCCCATCTGGTATCCCACAAGCACTACTGTGGGAGCTATTGTAAGAAAACCTGAGACTTTTAGACCATCTGCTGCCTCAGAGCAGAGGTGGAAAGAGACGGGGTGGAGATTGGTGCTGTTGTGCTGCAGGGAGTTGCTTTGAGGTGAGGCCCTGTGGCTAGGAGCTTTACGGGAGAGGAGTTCAAAACTCTCCTCAGAGGCCAGCTTTGGAATACAAGGAATAGAGAGAAAattatctttctcttcctccctcattcCAACGTTAATTGGATTTTCCCTCCTATGGCTCAGACTTAGGCCACTGAGTAAAACAACAGCTCATCTCTGCTATGGGCAGCACCTGGCCTCCTGATGTGCTAGATGCCACCTGCGCGAAAGCCGAGCTTACACAGTGGGTGATGCAGCTGGAAAATCTGTCATTTCGGGTTTGGGATCTGTCCCCCTCAGTCACTAACACTTCACATCCCAAGTCAGGCCCTTGCCTTCTCCTACCTGGGCTGAGGAATGCTTGGCCCTCACCTACCTCACAGGTATTAAGAGAAGCCCATATGCACAGAGTTCTCTGAGCAACTTATGAAAAGCATGAGGATTCTTCAAGGATCTGGAAAGCCATACTGGAAAATGCTATTCTATCTGAGTATTAGAAGTTGATAGAATCCCCTGAGCTCTTGGGGCTCCAGGTGAGACTGGGGACTGGAGACCACCACTAGCCTTGGCCATTATTCTTTCAGGTTGTTGGTCACCATGTTCACCTGTAAGTTTCTCCACCCCAACTTCCATTTGACAAGCTCTAAGAGCAGGCATGGATTTATTTTCCATTATCTTATCTCTCCAATATTCATAGCTACAGACCAAGCGTACCACCTGATGATGATGTGTTCCCAGTCCTCAGCTGCAAATTCACCCATACCAAGATGAAGAAGTGCTAGaacattcctttctcttctccctcctttcagTTCTCCAATGTCCATATCTACTCTGTTTCCTAAGTGGCAGAGAAGGAGTTGCTTGGATAAGTGACAGCCCTTTCCCTCAATATTGAATCCAGAGTTATGGGAAGGGATCTCTCGAAATATTCAGACAGGAATTGTCAGTATCTAAAAATTCAAAACGTGAGAGCAGTTGGTCTACACAACTGATGTGTACCTCTAGCACCTGAAGGGTAGAAGATACCTTCAAGGCCCCTCCTATAGCCACACACATAAACTCATACACTGTGCCCTTTCCTCATACAGCAGTTGGAGGAACCAGGTACTGGGCCAGGACAGTTTCCAGTGCCGTGAAGAAATGAGGTGAGGAGTACCCAAGGGTGTCAAGGATAATCTGCTGATTTCCTTCTCATCTTTCACACAGAAAGGCCGCCAGCAGGAAAGCAGCTGGAGTTGAATAGTTGCTTGGGCCAGCAACTATTCAACTCCAGCAGGGCTGGTAATCTTCATAATCAAAGGAAAAGAATACGCACTGAGAGGCTTCCATGGCAGATGTCAATTAAATTCCCCCCAAATCTCATGACAGTTTATTCACATCAGTGTAGTGTGGaaagttacaattttttttaaaagcctctttccttgctttccatttctttgaaaaaagggcttcttttgcatttttaaagctcTGCCATCCTGAACATTCCTGTGGAAAGTTTTAAAATCCAGAGcctcggccgggcgtggtagctcacacctgtaatctcagcactttgggaggctgaagagggcagatcacgaggtcaggagttcgagtccagactgaccaacatggtgaaacccctgtctctactaaaaatacaaaaattagctgtgcgtggggaatggtggtgcacgcctgtaataccagctactcaggaggctgaagcaggagaagtctttgaacccgggaggcagaggttatggtgagccgagatcgcaccactgcactccagcctgggtgacagagcaagactctgtctcaaataataataatcgaGAGcctgaggtttttatttttcaaaaaataaaaaccatagagATTAGCCAGTGTAAATGTTAAGCTATAAATTATGTTTCAACtgtgaaaaaaaagtattttaaagaatgaatgaaataaaacctgaaaataaaGCCCTGGTCCTTTGTGTGTGCACCCAATCCTGCTGAGAACTCAGAGGCTCTGGATGCTATGTCAGTCAGGGTGAGCATAAACAAAACGCTCAATCACCAGCGGCCGGGTCTGGCACGTTTTAAGTGACAATGCAACTAAATACACTGATTCTAACAGTAAACGTTACTTAGCAATTCAGAAAAACTACACCTTATCAGCACCACCATTCCCAATCGTTGCCAGAAGACCAATTTGAAATGTATGCTTCCAGAATATTAACTGTAATTCAATAACATTCTTCCTGCTTCTGGGATGGGTTGAAAGTAGGATTTGACAACTGTACCACTCATTCAGTAGTGGATAAGACACTGCAGAACACACATGCTTTCTCAACAGACTGTCCTTTCAAAGATTATGATCCTAGAATCCCAAAGGGTATTTATTGTACTTTCTCATTTCACAGTGTTCCGGGTAGGCAGGGAAAGCTCATGTCCTCCGAAGCCCACATAAGATGGTAAATACCTGAGAGGGCAATACCTCACAAAGGTGAGAAGCAAAGGCAGTAAGAGAGAAGGTTATCAGGATATCTTGCCCCAGGCAAGAAGACAAAGCCAAACCCATTCCAAAGAGCTGGGTGAGTGTAATCAGGATTGAGAAGAGATGGCAGAATCGAATGCTGGAGATGTAACCATGACCAAGGAGCCGAATATGAGAGGGTGAAACCCCAGGGATGTGATTCTGACACTGCCTCCTTGATATCACTGGAGAGGATACTGGGGGAAGTGGAAACCCTCTCACTGGCATCAGCTTTTATATATCCAACATAGGTTTCTTCTGCCCAGTTTCCACGAAGCATGAGACACATCCATAGTTTACTAAAAGCAGAACAAATCCTCAAATCCTTGTGATCCCCAACTCAATTCCCACTAATGAATAGCATGAGTTGCCAGCTCTGGTGCCTCTCTGCATCCCTGAATCCACCCAACCTGACTGTCAGCTTTTCCAGTTCTTGAGGACATGGTTGCTGAGGTCACTATTTCTACTACCCTTTAAAATTAAGTTGGTATTTTTGGTTTGGCTTAATTATAGAGGtggtaaatttttctttaaaattcaaatggCACTAAAGTCTATATATATTAAAGTAAAAGTTATCTTTGGCTAGAGTTaattaacaaaaaacaaagtaaaagttctctctccttccctcaatccaaaagaaacagtcaaattTGGTGTGTATCCTCCTAGACTTTGTTCACGCAAATATGagcatatctgtgtgtatatatatgccaaatacatatatttaacctattttctttttagtcaaATGAGACTCTATCATATATATTACGCTACAACTCGCCAGTCTTTCCTTAATGTGTCTTCCGCATTATTTCATGTCTACCTATTCCAAAACTTTATTCTTCTTGCCTGCACAATGCAGTCCATAGTATGAAcacactataatttttttttaacagagttttactcttgtcatccaggctggaatgcagtggcgcaatctcagctcactgtaatcactgccacctgggttcaagcaatctcctgcctcagcctgccaagaagctgggattacaggtgtatgccaccatacctggctaatttttgtattttagtagagacagggtttcaccatgttggccaggctggtctcgaactcctcaggtaatgcgcctgcctcaacctcccaaagtgttggaattacaggcataagccactgtgctcggaTGGGTTTGTTTGAATACACTGTAATTGTtcattgaaaaattaatttttatttcaaatgatatatacaaaaatcatcttaGGCAAACTTTCTATTTTATCAGACTAGTTTCTTGAATCATGATGGCTTCCTCCTGTTAAGTAATGCATTCAACTCTATCTCCTGTGAATCTATTAGTCTTTTAGGGAATTCAGAGTCGATGTTCCACGATTTTGGTGggttttacataaaatttatcgGAGATTGAGTATTGGTGGAAGAGAGGATAttgataacataaaataaatctaaagttCTAGTGTTAGATTTGGTCTTACAAAGTACACACTATCAAACCAAACTGGGGTCTCCTCACCTGCCACAGTAAGGCCAAGCACTGACACTGGGATTGCACCAAGAGAAAGCGAGGCATTCACTATAGGGCATCAAGCAAGAACTCCAATTCCCCAGTGGCTTACAGGTAAGGGTTTTAAAGGTGGGAGgcaaggccaggtacagtggttcccacctgtaattctcgcactttggaaggccaaggtgagagtaTCCCTTGAgctggtttgagaccagcctggccaacatagtgagaccctgactctacaaaaaaatttaaaaaattagacagatgTGGGGGtgtatacctatagtcccagctatttgagaagctgaggcagaaggattacttgaacccaggaggttgaggctgcaatgagcagctgattgcactactgcactccagcttgggtaacaagaccctgtctcaaaaaacaaaaacaagaaccacccccccccccaaatACCACAAAggtggagaggcagaggttacagccaaagtcataaatcaatacatggtgGCTATACATTGGTTTGATCTCAAAGATGGGACATCTTGAAGCAGGGACCTATAGGCCAAAGGTGCATTCAAAAattttctgatttgcaattgGCTAAGGAGGAGCTTTGTCTAAAACTCTGAGTTAGAATGTTAGCTCCAGCTCATGGGCATGACCTCCTCCAGGCCCCTTaagaagaaatttagaacaaagaacaGCAGTCCCAAGTTGTCCTGAGTCCCGGCTTATCAGTCTACATGCCAGCAAATACACTCAGTTTTTGAAAACAACTCAGGGACATATTTTAAGATGTTATCTTTAGTTTCTATAGGGAACCAAGCATCTCAACTCTTAACTTCCTTGGcaattgttttaagctaccatTATCTTCTTGCTTATCAAGTTGCTTGTTTACTTCTCAGGACTACCCCAGAAATTCTCTCAAAGGAATTCAaggtttttcctttattttcatgctCCGGGTGCCCACAGGCCTTAacaaaaatatctattatttttgttaataataaCACACCTGCTCCATCTCACATATATAGGTAGGTTAAATTCCTTTGATGTTACAGGTGAGTGCTTGTCCAGATAGTTCtgtcctaaaaatatttttccctcaGGTACCTCATGTTCtgatcagactttttttttccaactaaaCAAAGTGAACTTACTAAATAGTTCACTTGTCCCTGTTTTTATTCAGCAGTACCTAAGgaacctgggtgcagtggctcatacctataatctcagcatttaaGGGCCAATTACAATTCCTGATCAACATGAGATAATCAGGGTATCATTCTGATTTGATGGTATTCCAGCAAAGAAATTTGATGAAAAGCACTCAATATCTTCACCGTATATAAAATATCACACAAATATGAAGGCAAGgacattctgaaatattttctcctaataaATACAGCTGGTGTCTTACACATTCTTTCTAATTGGCTTGACTCTTAGAAGCACACTTACATAATGCTTCATATTTATGTACCACTTTAGAATTTAACATTCACTACCAACCTTATTGAAACCTCTCAACTACCACTGGGGTTAGCAGAGGAGGCATCTCTATCCTCATTTATATATaaggaaacaggttcagagggAAGCCTTGCCAAGTTCATACAGCAAGCCAGTAGTAAGGCCAAGATTCAAACACAGCTCCTCACTTGCTGAGGGACTAATTGGTTTTCTTCAAACTGTCTCCCAGGTTTCCACAGCACATCCTTCAAACTCCAGGAAATTCAGGTTAAAACactaaactagaaaatataaacatacacaaggcacaagaattgctacCACAGCAACTAAGCTACCATTTTCCTACACATTTGCTTTagtttctactatttttttttttttttttttttgagatgaagtcttgctctgttgctaggctggagtgtagtggtgtgatcttggctcactgcaacctccacctcccaggttcaagcaattctcctgcctcagcctcccaagtagctgggactacatgcatgcgcgaccatgcccagctagttttttttgtattttagttgagacagggtttcaccatgttggccaggatggtctccagctcctgaccttgtgatctgcctgcctcagcctcccaaagtgctgggattacaggcattagccactgtgcctggccttcatttttctttaatgaaaaaatgGTGGAGAAATACAAAGAACTTTTATTACTGCACAGTCATCTTACAAATTATTAAAGCAGaatgtctgttttaaaaattgaaagtctTACTTATAAGGAGACCTCACCTATGTGGTATTTCTTTCAGTGGTAGCAAAAGGCTCATAAAGCTAAATCTATCACTTACTAATGGGCACACCTCAGGCACTATTTCCAAGAAGTAAAAACAATTTCCTTGGAAAAAATAATCCATTAATCCATTAGTTTTTTCCCTTTGAAAAAGCGGAGAGCTAATGGAAAGGCACCTTAACTGGAGAAAGCAATCCAGGGCTGCTGGGTGGAGGCTGGAGAATCCCAGGTGGAAGGCTGGGCATGAGCCTTAAGTGTCTCAACTGGTGAGGTCATTCAAGTGGGAGAACAGACCAAAAAGACTCAAGGATGTCCTAAAGAGATAATCTACCTCCTATGCCTTCAGCCGTCCTTTCTAAGGATGTTCTTAAATTACCTACGTAGGTTAGAGCCAGGCAAGCTTAAAGGAGACAACTGGAGGAAGAGGTTATTAAGAGTTTAGAGAGTAGgagactcagaaggctgagacaggaggatcacctgagcccgggagatggaggcaacagtgagccatgaccacaccactgcactccagcctggactacagagtgagacatcatctcaaaaaaatgtatttgggggaaaaaaagtatttggagattttttttaaccacacaCTTTATTTGATGTCAGCGTCAaagaaggaatattttaaaaagcaaatccaaACCCTTTAGTAATATTTTCAACTGcatgaaaaatgtattattttacatcttGCCATTACTGCATATACAACTGTACATAAACTTCTGCATTTCAAAGTTCTTGTGATTTACAAAGTGAAAGCACTCAATGTGCTAAATACACATttcctaattattatttttaaaaacaatactcCTTTGGaagttatttattctttgtgCTTATAGTTGATCTGCAAACATTTCAAGTCAAAGTTTCTGGAAACTTCTGGAAAAAATCATAGTAGACAAGGACTAAGTGCAGACATAAGCAGCTCcattttataaacaaagtttCGACCTTCCATTTTATTCCAATGAACTTCTTTGAATGGCCCACGAAGATGACTCCATTTGGTGTCTTGTAAAACATCACTTTTTGGAAGGTCTTTACACTGATTACGGGGAAACTGAACCATAATTTTGCTGCCACTTTCAGGTCCATTACGAActgtggagaaaaacaaaaataggaataTACTCTAGTTTACCAAACTTGAAATAACAAAGGTAAATCCCACAACTTCATTCTACTGTGAATACAAAAACTTTGTCTATCAACTTAAACATTCTTGTTAAAAAGTGCTTTTTCAGTTTCaatgtgcaagaaaaaaaattataatttctatataagAGGCTGATATAAATACTCATGAATTATTATTTGTACCACAAAGATGAGTTTTGACCTAGGAATGTCAAATGTCCTATTTTCAGGAAATAATCTCTTTTGTTTCCACATGCAGCactgaaaaatatacaaagcttttTTGGGGGTAGCGGTTaaaaacaaggt
Encoded here:
- the VSTM5 gene encoding V-set and transmembrane domain-containing protein 5, with translation MRPLPSGRRKTRGISLGLFALYLAAARCLQSQGVSLHIPQATINATVEEDILLSVEYSCHGVPTIEWTYSSNWGTQKIVEWKPGTQANISQSHKDRVCTFDNGSIQLFSVGVRDSGYYVITVTEHLGSSQLGTIVLHVSEILYEDLHFVAVFLAFLIAVAAVLISLMWVCNKCAYKFQRKRRHKLKESTTEETELQDVEC